From the Serratia nematodiphila DZ0503SBS1 genome, one window contains:
- the nrdD gene encoding anaerobic ribonucleoside-triphosphate reductase, which produces MKPVVIKRDGCQVPFDEARIAQAIERAALAVGVVDADYCATVARVVAQRMEQQPRVDIHEIQQAVENQLMAGEYKQLARAYIEYRHDRDVARELRGRLNQEIRGLVEQSNRALLNENANKDSKVIPTQRDLLAGIVAKHYAKQHILPRDVVLAHERGEIHYHDLDYSPFFPMFNCMLIDLKGMLTNGFKMGNAEIEPPKSISTATAVTAQIIAQVASHIYGGTTINRIDEILAPFVDESFRKHLQVAEEWQIPDAKGYAMARTEKECYDAFQSLEYEVNTLHTANGQTPFVTFGFGLGTSWESRLIQRSILKNRIAGLGKNRKTAVFPKLVFAIRDGLNHQYGDPNYDIKQLALECASKRMYPDILNYDQVVKVTGSFKTPMGCRSFLGTYEQDGELVHDGRNNIGVISLNLPRIALEAMGDESRFWALLDQRLQLAKKALMTRIARLEGIKARVAPILYMEGACGVRLKADDNIADIFKHGRASISLGYIGLHETINALFGGKNHVYDDEALRAKAVAIVARLRAAVDAWKDETGYGFSLYSTPSENLCDRFCRLDTADFGVVPGVTDKGYYTNSFHLDVEKKVNPYDKLDFEAPYPPLASGGFICYGEYPNLQHNLKALEDVWDYSYTRVPYYGTNTPIDECYECGFTGEFSCTSKGFTCPKCGNHDSAKVSVTRRVCGYLGSPDARPFNAGKQEEVKRRVKHLGNGQLG; this is translated from the coding sequence GTGAAACCAGTAGTGATTAAGCGGGACGGTTGCCAGGTACCTTTTGACGAAGCGCGCATTGCGCAGGCCATCGAGCGCGCCGCGCTGGCGGTGGGCGTGGTCGACGCCGACTACTGCGCCACCGTCGCCCGCGTGGTCGCTCAGCGCATGGAGCAGCAGCCGCGCGTCGATATCCACGAGATCCAGCAGGCAGTGGAAAACCAGCTGATGGCCGGTGAATACAAACAGCTGGCGCGCGCCTATATCGAATACCGCCACGATCGCGACGTGGCGCGCGAGCTGCGCGGCCGCCTGAATCAGGAAATTCGCGGCCTGGTCGAGCAAAGCAACCGCGCGCTGCTGAACGAAAACGCCAACAAGGACAGCAAGGTGATCCCCACCCAGCGCGACCTGCTGGCGGGCATCGTCGCCAAACACTACGCCAAGCAGCACATCCTGCCGCGCGACGTGGTGCTGGCCCATGAACGCGGCGAAATTCACTACCACGATCTCGACTACTCGCCGTTCTTCCCGATGTTCAACTGCATGCTAATCGATCTGAAAGGCATGCTGACCAACGGCTTCAAGATGGGCAACGCCGAGATCGAGCCGCCGAAGTCGATCTCCACCGCCACCGCCGTGACCGCGCAGATCATCGCTCAGGTCGCCAGCCATATCTATGGCGGCACCACCATCAACCGCATCGATGAAATTCTGGCGCCGTTCGTCGACGAGAGCTTCCGCAAACACCTGCAGGTGGCGGAAGAGTGGCAGATCCCGGACGCCAAAGGCTATGCCATGGCGCGCACCGAGAAAGAGTGTTACGACGCCTTCCAGTCGCTGGAGTACGAGGTCAACACCCTGCACACCGCCAACGGCCAGACGCCGTTCGTCACCTTCGGCTTCGGCCTCGGCACCAGCTGGGAGTCGCGCCTGATCCAGCGCTCGATCCTGAAAAACCGCATCGCCGGGCTGGGCAAAAACCGCAAGACTGCCGTGTTCCCCAAACTGGTGTTCGCCATCCGCGACGGCCTCAACCACCAGTACGGCGACCCGAACTACGACATCAAGCAGCTGGCACTGGAGTGCGCCAGCAAGCGCATGTACCCGGACATCCTCAACTACGATCAAGTGGTGAAGGTCACCGGCTCGTTCAAAACGCCGATGGGCTGCCGCAGCTTCCTCGGCACCTACGAGCAGGACGGCGAGCTGGTGCACGACGGCCGCAACAACATCGGCGTCATCAGCCTCAACCTGCCGCGCATCGCGCTGGAAGCGATGGGCGATGAGTCGCGCTTCTGGGCGCTGCTGGATCAGCGCCTGCAGCTGGCGAAAAAGGCGCTGATGACGCGCATCGCCCGGCTGGAAGGCATCAAGGCGCGGGTGGCGCCAATCTTGTACATGGAAGGCGCCTGCGGCGTGCGGCTCAAGGCCGACGACAATATCGCCGATATCTTCAAGCACGGCCGCGCCTCGATTTCGCTGGGCTACATCGGCCTGCACGAGACCATCAACGCGCTGTTCGGCGGCAAAAACCACGTGTATGACGACGAAGCGCTGCGCGCCAAAGCGGTGGCGATCGTCGCGCGGCTGCGTGCCGCCGTCGACGCCTGGAAAGACGAGACCGGCTACGGCTTCAGCCTCTACAGCACGCCGAGCGAGAACCTGTGCGATCGCTTCTGCCGGCTGGACACCGCCGATTTCGGCGTGGTGCCGGGCGTCACCGACAAGGGCTATTACACCAACAGCTTCCACCTCGACGTGGAGAAGAAGGTCAATCCCTACGACAAGCTGGACTTCGAAGCGCCCTACCCGCCGTTGGCCAGCGGCGGCTTCATCTGCTACGGCGAATACCCGAACCTGCAGCACAACCTGAAGGCGCTGGAAGACGTATGGGACTACAGCTACACCCGGGTGCCTTACTACGGCACCAACACGCCGATCGACGAGTGCTACGAATGCGGCTTCACCGGTGAATTCTCCTGCACCAGCAAAGGCTTCACCTGCCCGAAATGCGGCAACCACGACTCGGCCAAGGTCTCGGTCACCCGCCGGGTGTGCGGCTATCTCGGCAGCCCCGATGCCCGGCCGTTCAACGCCGGCAAGCAGGAAGAGGTGAAACGCCGGGTGAAACACCTCGGTAATGGGCAGCTCGGCTGA
- a CDS encoding LysR family transcriptional regulator has product MSLPFDVHRLLPAFLAAAQAQNFSAAARQLGVTPAAVSKNIRTLEEKLALRLFQRNTHNVLLTDEGKALLAQVAPLWQALAATLESAGGERQAPAGVVRVSMIPGFGRQMLMPLIPQFLARYPQIDLDLSLDARVVNLVGEGFDVGIGSRVDPDSRLVARPLYPMHMVLAASPDYLARRGEPQTPHDLLRHDCLLHRNPGNGRHVKWQLRHQGETLALDLNGRLVVSRPEMLLDAALAGLGIVNLARWYVEKHFEQGTLRPVLAECWPRPVQLWLYYASADLPPRVRVWVDFLLEHFRDRPAGD; this is encoded by the coding sequence ATGTCGCTGCCCTTTGACGTGCACCGCCTGCTGCCGGCCTTCCTCGCCGCCGCGCAGGCGCAAAATTTCTCCGCCGCTGCTCGCCAGCTGGGCGTCACGCCAGCGGCGGTCAGCAAAAACATCCGCACGCTGGAAGAGAAGCTGGCGCTGCGGCTGTTTCAGCGCAACACCCACAACGTGCTGCTGACCGACGAGGGTAAGGCGCTGCTGGCGCAGGTGGCGCCGCTGTGGCAGGCGCTGGCGGCCACGCTGGAGAGCGCCGGCGGCGAACGGCAGGCGCCGGCCGGGGTGGTGCGCGTCAGCATGATCCCCGGCTTCGGCCGCCAGATGCTGATGCCGTTGATCCCGCAATTTCTGGCGCGCTATCCGCAGATCGATCTCGATCTGTCGCTGGACGCCCGGGTGGTGAACCTGGTGGGCGAAGGCTTCGACGTCGGCATCGGCAGCCGGGTCGATCCCGACAGCCGGCTGGTGGCCCGCCCGCTCTACCCGATGCATATGGTGCTGGCGGCCTCGCCCGACTATCTGGCGCGGCGCGGTGAGCCGCAAACGCCGCACGATCTGCTGCGCCACGACTGCCTGCTGCACCGTAACCCGGGCAACGGCCGCCACGTCAAATGGCAGCTGCGCCATCAGGGCGAAACGCTGGCGCTGGATCTGAACGGCCGGCTGGTGGTCAGCCGGCCGGAGATGTTGCTGGATGCGGCGCTGGCCGGGCTGGGCATCGTCAACCTGGCGCGCTGGTACGTCGAGAAACACTTCGAGCAGGGCACGCTGCGGCCGGTGCTGGCGGAATGCTGGCCGCGCCCGGTGCAGCTGTGGCTCTATTACGCCTCAGCGGATCTGCCGCCGCGGGTGCGCGTCTGGGTCGATTTTCTGCTGGAACATTTTCGCGATCGGCCGGCGGGCGATTGA
- a CDS encoding NAD(P)H-dependent oxidoreductase gives MSRILVLTAHRTPDESRINKALIEAVRPLPNVTVHELIRAYPDYRIDVAREQALLQSHDAVVMLFPFFWYSSPAILSEWQDAVLTYGFAYGSEGTQLHGKPLQLVVSTGGDAQAYTAEGYNRYPVQDLLLPFHAMANLTGMDYLPPHLVQGVFDMSDERLAREAAGVVALLGKW, from the coding sequence ATGTCGCGCATTTTAGTGTTAACCGCCCACCGCACCCCCGACGAGTCGCGCATTAATAAGGCGCTGATCGAGGCCGTACGCCCGCTGCCCAACGTGACCGTTCACGAACTGATTCGCGCGTACCCGGATTACCGCATCGACGTGGCGCGCGAACAGGCGCTGCTGCAGAGCCATGATGCGGTGGTGATGCTGTTCCCGTTTTTCTGGTACAGCTCGCCGGCGATCCTCAGCGAATGGCAGGATGCGGTATTAACCTACGGTTTCGCCTACGGCAGCGAAGGCACCCAACTGCACGGCAAGCCGCTGCAGCTGGTGGTGAGCACCGGCGGCGACGCGCAGGCTTATACGGCGGAAGGGTACAACCGTTATCCGGTGCAGGATCTGCTGCTGCCGTTCCACGCCATGGCCAACCTGACCGGCATGGATTATCTGCCGCCGCATCTGGTGCAGGGCGTATTCGACATGAGTGATGAACGCCTGGCGCGAGAGGCCGCCGGGGTGGTGGCACTGCTGGGGAAATGGTAG
- the treC gene encoding alpha,alpha-phosphotrehalase, with product MSNPTPWWQNGVIYQIYPKSFQDSTGNGYGDLAGVTRRLDYLQELGVDAIWLTPVYVSPQVDNGYDVADYCAIDPAYGTMADFELLVAAAHQRGIRIVMDMVFNHTSTEHPWFKAAQDRHSPYRQFYVWRDGEGDTPPNNWRSKFGGNAWQWHADSGQYYLHLFAAEQADLNWEHPPVREELKKVCQFWADKGVDGLRLDVINLVSKQQDFPSDSQGDGRRFYTDGPRIHEFLQEMSRDVFQPRGLMTVGEMSSTTLEHCQQYAAQSGEELSMTFNFHHLKVDYAGGEKWTRAAPDYVELKQIFRHWQQGMHNRAWNALFWCNHDQPRIVSRFGDEGTLRVPAAKMLAMVLHGMQGTPYIYQGEELGMTNPGFRAIEQYRDVESLNMYAELRAQGRSDAELLAILADKSRDNGRTPMQWSAAPHAGFTTGTPWIGCAENYPQINAEAALADLDSVFYAYRQLITLRKQYPLLTHGDYQDLAPEHPALWCYQRSWNGQRLLVAANLSREPQDWTAAGVEPSAQWRPLMSNYSDSADQPQALTLRPFEAVWWLLED from the coding sequence ATGAGCAACCCAACCCCCTGGTGGCAGAACGGCGTCATCTACCAAATTTATCCGAAGAGTTTTCAGGACAGCACCGGCAACGGCTACGGCGATTTGGCCGGCGTGACGCGGCGGCTGGACTATCTGCAGGAGCTGGGCGTCGACGCCATCTGGCTGACGCCGGTCTACGTGTCGCCACAGGTGGACAATGGCTATGACGTGGCGGACTACTGCGCCATCGATCCGGCTTACGGCACGATGGCGGACTTCGAGCTGCTGGTCGCCGCCGCCCACCAGCGCGGCATTCGCATCGTGATGGACATGGTGTTCAACCACACCTCGACCGAGCACCCGTGGTTCAAGGCCGCGCAGGATCGCCACAGCCCGTATCGTCAGTTCTACGTCTGGCGCGACGGCGAAGGCGATACGCCGCCGAACAACTGGCGCTCCAAGTTCGGCGGCAACGCCTGGCAGTGGCACGCCGACAGCGGCCAGTACTACCTGCACCTGTTCGCCGCCGAGCAGGCGGATCTCAACTGGGAGCACCCGCCGGTGCGCGAAGAGTTGAAGAAAGTGTGCCAGTTCTGGGCGGACAAAGGCGTCGATGGCCTGCGCCTCGACGTGATCAACCTGGTGTCCAAGCAGCAGGACTTCCCGTCTGACAGCCAGGGCGACGGCCGCCGCTTCTACACCGACGGCCCGCGCATCCACGAGTTCCTGCAGGAGATGAGCCGCGACGTGTTCCAGCCGCGCGGCCTGATGACGGTGGGCGAGATGTCCTCCACCACGCTCGAGCATTGCCAGCAATACGCTGCGCAGAGCGGTGAAGAGCTGTCGATGACTTTCAACTTCCACCATCTGAAGGTGGACTACGCGGGCGGCGAAAAATGGACGCGGGCGGCGCCGGATTACGTGGAGCTGAAGCAGATCTTCCGCCACTGGCAGCAAGGGATGCATAACCGCGCCTGGAACGCGCTGTTCTGGTGCAACCACGATCAGCCGCGCATCGTGTCACGCTTCGGCGATGAAGGCACACTGCGAGTGCCGGCCGCCAAAATGCTGGCGATGGTGCTGCACGGCATGCAGGGCACGCCTTATATCTATCAGGGCGAAGAACTCGGCATGACCAACCCCGGCTTCCGCGCCATCGAGCAGTATCGCGACGTGGAAAGCTTGAACATGTACGCCGAACTGCGCGCCCAGGGCCGCAGCGACGCCGAGCTGCTGGCGATCCTGGCCGACAAATCGCGCGACAACGGCCGCACGCCGATGCAGTGGAGCGCCGCGCCGCACGCCGGTTTCACCACCGGCACGCCGTGGATCGGCTGCGCTGAGAACTACCCGCAGATCAACGCCGAAGCGGCGCTGGCCGACCTCGACTCGGTGTTTTACGCCTACCGCCAGCTGATCACCCTGCGCAAGCAATACCCGCTGCTGACCCACGGCGACTATCAGGATCTGGCACCGGAACACCCGGCGCTGTGGTGCTATCAGCGCAGCTGGAACGGCCAGCGCCTGCTGGTAGCGGCCAACCTGAGCCGCGAGCCGCAGGACTGGACGGCGGCGGGCGTGGAGCCTTCCGCCCAGTGGCGCCCGCTGATGAGCAACTACAGCGACTCGGCAGACCAGCCGCAGGCGCTGACGCTACGGCCGTTCGAAGCGGTGTGGTGGCTGCTCGAAGACTAA
- the treB gene encoding PTS trehalose transporter subunit IIBC, which produces MSKVKQQDIDRLIVLVGGRENIATVSHCITRLRFVLNDPNKAKPKEIEELPMVKGCFTNAGQFQVVIGTDVGDYYQALIASTGVNEADKEQAKVAARQNMTWTERTISHFAEIFFPLLPALISGGLILGFRNVIGDIPMSGGQTLAQMHPAWKTVYDFLWLLGEAIFMFLPVAICWSTVKKMGGTPVLGIVLGVTLVSPQLMNSYLLGQQTPEVWNFGWFVIQKVGYQAQVIPSILAGMALGWIETRLKKIVPDYLYLVVVPVVSLLLAVFLAHALIGPFGRMIGDGVAWAVKAVMTGSFAPVGAALFGFLYAPLVITGVHQTTLAIDMQMIQSMGGTPVWPLIALSNIAQASAVLGIIIISRKANEREISVPAAISAYLGVTEPAMYGINLKYRFPMLCAMIGSAIAGLICGLDGVMANGIGVGGLPGILSIKPQFWLIYSLAILVAIVIPLVLTIMVYKRKAARGELPV; this is translated from the coding sequence ATGAGCAAAGTAAAACAGCAGGATATTGATCGCCTGATTGTTTTGGTCGGCGGCCGCGAGAACATCGCCACCGTCAGCCATTGCATTACCCGGCTGCGTTTCGTCCTCAACGATCCCAATAAGGCGAAACCGAAAGAGATCGAAGAGCTGCCGATGGTCAAAGGCTGCTTCACCAACGCCGGGCAGTTCCAGGTGGTGATCGGCACCGACGTCGGCGACTACTATCAGGCGCTGATCGCCAGCACCGGCGTCAACGAGGCCGACAAGGAGCAGGCCAAGGTGGCGGCGCGCCAGAACATGACCTGGACCGAGCGCACCATCTCCCACTTCGCCGAGATCTTCTTCCCGCTGCTGCCGGCGCTGATCAGCGGCGGTCTGATCCTAGGTTTCCGCAACGTGATCGGCGACATCCCGATGTCCGGCGGCCAAACGCTGGCGCAGATGCACCCGGCGTGGAAAACCGTTTACGACTTCCTGTGGCTGCTGGGCGAAGCGATCTTCATGTTCCTGCCGGTGGCCATCTGTTGGTCGACGGTGAAAAAGATGGGCGGCACGCCGGTGCTCGGCATCGTGCTTGGCGTCACCCTGGTGTCGCCGCAGCTGATGAACTCCTACCTGCTCGGCCAGCAAACGCCGGAAGTGTGGAACTTCGGCTGGTTCGTGATCCAGAAAGTCGGCTATCAGGCGCAGGTGATCCCGTCGATCCTGGCGGGCATGGCGCTGGGCTGGATCGAGACCCGGCTGAAAAAGATCGTCCCCGACTATCTCTATCTGGTGGTGGTGCCAGTGGTCTCGCTGCTGCTGGCGGTGTTCCTGGCGCACGCGCTGATCGGGCCGTTCGGCCGCATGATCGGCGACGGCGTCGCCTGGGCGGTGAAAGCGGTGATGACCGGCAGCTTCGCGCCGGTGGGCGCTGCGCTGTTCGGCTTCCTGTATGCGCCGCTGGTGATCACCGGCGTGCACCAGACCACGCTGGCCATCGACATGCAGATGATCCAGAGCATGGGCGGCACCCCGGTATGGCCGCTGATTGCGCTGTCCAACATCGCGCAGGCCTCGGCGGTGCTCGGCATCATCATCATCAGCCGCAAGGCCAACGAGCGTGAAATTTCGGTGCCAGCGGCGATCTCCGCCTATCTCGGCGTGACCGAACCGGCGATGTACGGCATCAACCTCAAATACCGCTTCCCGATGCTGTGCGCGATGATCGGCTCCGCGATCGCGGGCCTTATCTGCGGGCTGGACGGCGTGATGGCCAACGGCATCGGCGTCGGCGGCCTGCCGGGCATCCTGTCTATCAAGCCGCAGTTCTGGCTGATTTACTCGCTGGCGATTCTGGTGGCGATCGTCATCCCACTGGTGCTGACCATCATGGTCTACAAACGCAAGGCCGCCCGCGGCGAGCTGCCGGTCTGA
- the treR gene encoding trehalose operon repressor TreR, whose amino-acid sequence MQNRLTIKDIARLSGVGKSTVSRVLNNEGSVSPQTRERVEAVIRQQGFTPSKSARAMRGQSDKVVGIIVSRLDSPSENQAVRTMLPLLYQQGFDPIVMESQFETRLVQEHLHVLRQRNVDGVILFGFTGLTAAMLKPWQEKMVVMVREYDGFSSVCYDDAGAVNLLMDRLYRQGHRHIGYLGVQLSDATTGQRRYQAYLDACERLTLTPRATLGELSYQSGFQHAAEVIDAHTSALICASDSIALGAIKYLQQQPARAIQVCAIGNTPLLSFLFPDTLSVEFGYGSAGLLAAQQLLAQLSGEQGIRRLVVPSKLS is encoded by the coding sequence ATGCAAAACCGGCTGACCATCAAGGACATCGCACGCCTGAGCGGCGTAGGCAAATCCACCGTCTCACGCGTGTTGAACAATGAAGGCAGCGTGAGCCCGCAAACCCGTGAACGGGTGGAAGCGGTGATCCGTCAGCAAGGGTTTACCCCCTCCAAGTCGGCGCGCGCCATGCGCGGCCAGAGCGACAAAGTGGTGGGCATCATCGTTTCCCGTCTCGATTCGCCGTCGGAGAACCAGGCGGTGCGCACCATGCTGCCGCTGCTGTATCAGCAGGGCTTCGACCCGATCGTGATGGAGAGCCAGTTCGAAACCCGCCTGGTGCAGGAGCACCTGCACGTGCTGCGCCAGCGCAACGTCGACGGGGTGATCCTGTTCGGCTTCACCGGCCTGACCGCGGCGATGCTCAAACCATGGCAGGAAAAAATGGTGGTGATGGTGCGCGAATACGACGGCTTCTCGTCCGTCTGCTACGACGACGCCGGCGCGGTGAACCTGTTGATGGATCGTCTGTACCGGCAGGGGCATCGGCATATCGGCTATCTGGGGGTGCAGCTCAGCGACGCCACCACCGGCCAGCGCCGCTACCAGGCCTATCTCGACGCCTGTGAACGCCTCACGCTCACGCCGCGCGCCACGCTGGGCGAGCTGAGTTACCAGAGCGGTTTCCAGCACGCCGCCGAAGTGATCGATGCGCACACCAGCGCGCTGATCTGCGCCTCCGACAGCATCGCCCTCGGCGCGATCAAGTACCTGCAGCAGCAGCCGGCGCGCGCCATTCAGGTGTGCGCCATCGGCAACACCCCGCTGCTCAGCTTCCTGTTCCCCGACACTCTGTCGGTGGAGTTCGGCTACGGCAGCGCCGGCCTGCTGGCCGCGCAGCAGCTGCTGGCGCAGCTCAGCGGCGAACAGGGGATCCGCCGCCTGGTGGTGCCCAGCAAACTTTCCTGA
- the mgtA gene encoding magnesium-translocating P-type ATPase, producing the protein MKLKKLPRQLLGLFARGLPRRLVRRDSLLDGVSGAARDMPAGLAQQRLECAAAETMQLFERFHSHPEGITAHEAEQVRRRCGENVIDDQQKEAWWQHLWHCYRNPFNLLLTALGMISYATEDLTGALVIALMVLISTLLNFIQEARSNRAADALKAMVSNTATVIRSDALTGKSEHVELPIAQLVPGDIIKLAAGDMIPADLRVLSAKDLFISQAALTGESLPVEKSAAPQALAADPLDCQNLCFMGTNVVSGTALAMVIDTGGSTYFGQLAQRVTSQDEQPNAFQSGISKVSWLLIRFMLVMTPIVLLINGYTKGDWWEAALFALSVAVGLTPEMLPMIVTSTLAKGAVKLSRQKVIVKRLDAIQNFGAMDILCTDKTGTLTQDKIVLERHTDAFGAGSERVLRYAWLNSFYQTGLKNLLDVAVLSCAEQNRQPEALQNYRKVDEIPFDFVRRRMSVVVAKDNEYHELVCKGALEEMLAICSHVRHEDEVIPLSEALLARIRRITDDLNQQGLRVVAVANKILPAQTHEYGVADESDLILEGYVAFLDPPKESTAPALAALKQNGVTVKILTGDNELVAAKVCRDVGLEADHLLRGSEIEQMDDEQLAQAAARTTVFAKLTPLHKERIVKLLRRQGHVVGFMGDGINDAPALRAADIGISVDSAVDIAKEAADIILLEKSLMVLEQGVIEGRRTFANMLKYIKMTASSNFGNVFSVLIASAFLPFLPMLPLHLLIQNLMYDISQIAIPFDNVDDDQITQPQRWNSADLGRFMVFFGPISSIFDVLTFSLMWWVFKANTPEMQTLFQSGWFVEGLLSQTLIVHMIRTRKIPFIQSRPSWPLCIMTLAVIATGIGLVFSPLAGFLQLQALPLAYFPWLVLILAGYMVLTQCVKGWFVRRYGWQ; encoded by the coding sequence ATGAAACTGAAAAAACTCCCCCGTCAGCTGCTGGGCCTGTTCGCCCGCGGCCTCCCGCGCCGTTTGGTGCGCCGCGACAGCCTGCTGGACGGCGTCAGCGGCGCTGCGCGCGATATGCCGGCCGGCCTGGCGCAGCAGCGGCTGGAATGCGCCGCCGCAGAGACGATGCAGCTGTTTGAGCGTTTTCACAGCCACCCGGAAGGCATCACCGCCCATGAGGCGGAACAGGTTCGCCGGCGCTGCGGCGAGAACGTCATCGACGATCAGCAGAAAGAGGCCTGGTGGCAGCACCTGTGGCACTGCTACCGCAACCCGTTCAACCTGCTGCTGACCGCGCTCGGCATGATCTCTTACGCCACCGAAGATCTCACCGGCGCCTTGGTGATCGCGCTGATGGTGCTGATCTCCACGCTGCTGAACTTCATCCAGGAGGCGCGATCCAACCGGGCGGCCGACGCGCTGAAGGCCATGGTGAGCAACACCGCCACGGTGATCCGCAGCGATGCGCTCACCGGCAAGAGTGAGCACGTGGAGCTGCCGATCGCGCAGCTGGTGCCGGGCGACATCATCAAGCTGGCGGCCGGCGACATGATCCCGGCGGATCTGCGCGTGCTGTCGGCCAAGGATCTGTTCATCAGCCAGGCGGCGCTGACCGGCGAATCGCTGCCGGTGGAGAAATCCGCCGCGCCGCAGGCGTTGGCGGCCGATCCGCTCGACTGCCAGAACCTGTGCTTCATGGGCACCAACGTGGTCAGCGGCACCGCGCTGGCGATGGTGATCGACACCGGCGGCAGCACCTATTTCGGCCAGCTGGCGCAGCGCGTCACCAGCCAGGATGAGCAGCCGAACGCCTTCCAGAGCGGCATCAGCAAGGTCAGCTGGCTGCTGATCCGCTTTATGCTGGTGATGACGCCGATCGTGCTGCTGATCAACGGCTACACCAAGGGCGACTGGTGGGAAGCGGCGCTGTTCGCGCTGTCGGTGGCGGTCGGGCTGACGCCGGAAATGCTGCCGATGATCGTCACCTCGACGCTGGCCAAAGGGGCGGTGAAACTGTCGCGCCAGAAGGTGATCGTCAAACGGCTGGACGCCATCCAGAACTTCGGCGCGATGGACATTCTGTGCACCGACAAGACCGGCACCCTGACCCAGGACAAGATCGTGCTGGAGCGCCACACCGATGCGTTCGGCGCCGGCAGCGAGCGGGTGCTGCGCTACGCCTGGCTGAACAGCTTCTACCAGACCGGGCTGAAAAACCTGCTCGACGTGGCGGTGCTGAGCTGCGCGGAGCAGAATCGGCAGCCGGAGGCGCTGCAAAACTACCGCAAGGTGGATGAGATCCCGTTCGATTTCGTGCGCCGCCGCATGTCGGTGGTGGTGGCCAAAGACAACGAGTATCACGAGCTGGTGTGCAAGGGGGCGCTGGAAGAGATGCTGGCGATTTGCAGCCACGTGCGCCACGAAGACGAGGTGATCCCGCTGAGCGAGGCGCTGCTGGCGCGCATTCGCCGCATCACCGACGATCTCAACCAGCAGGGGCTGCGGGTGGTGGCGGTGGCCAACAAGATCCTGCCGGCGCAAACCCATGAATACGGCGTGGCGGATGAATCGGATCTGATCCTCGAAGGCTACGTCGCCTTCCTCGATCCGCCGAAGGAGAGCACCGCGCCGGCGCTGGCGGCGCTGAAACAGAATGGCGTCACGGTGAAGATCCTCACCGGCGACAACGAGCTGGTGGCGGCCAAAGTGTGCCGGGACGTCGGGCTCGAGGCCGATCATCTGCTGCGCGGCAGCGAGATCGAGCAGATGGACGACGAGCAGCTGGCGCAGGCGGCGGCGCGCACCACGGTGTTCGCCAAGCTGACGCCGCTGCACAAGGAGCGCATCGTCAAACTGCTGCGCCGCCAGGGGCACGTGGTGGGCTTTATGGGCGACGGCATCAATGACGCGCCGGCGCTGCGCGCGGCCGACATCGGCATCTCCGTCGATTCGGCGGTGGACATCGCCAAGGAAGCGGCGGACATCATCCTGCTGGAAAAAAGCCTGATGGTGCTGGAGCAGGGGGTGATCGAAGGGCGCCGCACCTTCGCCAACATGCTGAAATACATCAAGATGACCGCCAGCTCCAACTTCGGCAACGTGTTCAGCGTGCTGATCGCCAGCGCCTTCCTGCCGTTCCTGCCGATGTTGCCGCTGCACCTGTTGATTCAGAACCTGATGTACGACATCTCGCAGATCGCCATCCCGTTCGATAACGTCGACGACGATCAGATCACCCAGCCGCAGCGCTGGAACTCCGCCGATCTGGGGCGGTTTATGGTGTTCTTTGGGCCGATCAGTTCAATCTTCGACGTGCTGACCTTCAGCCTGATGTGGTGGGTGTTCAAGGCCAATACGCCGGAAATGCAGACGCTGTTCCAGTCCGGCTGGTTCGTGGAAGGGCTGCTGTCGCAAACGCTGATCGTGCACATGATCCGCACGCGCAAAATTCCGTTTATCCAGAGCCGCCCGTCCTGGCCGCTGTGCATCATGACGCTGGCGGTGATCGCCACCGGCATCGGCCTGGTGTTCTCGCCGCTGGCCGGCTTCCTGCAGCTGCAGGCGCTGCCGCTCGCCTACTTCCCGTGGCTGGTGCTGATCCTCGCCGGTTACATGGTGCTGACCCAGTGCGTGAAAGGCTGGTTCGTACGCCGCTACGGCTGGCAATAA